A part of Desulfobacter sp. genomic DNA contains:
- a CDS encoding 1-acyl-sn-glycerol-3-phosphate acyltransferase, with the protein MAVLKSLYRLFWVVEVTLYSVFKLGMASPSKWQPGLAARHARRWAAALVRGLDIHIRVKGRVPGQGMLVVANHRSYLDIVVILSQMEAAFLAKAELKTWPVFGYAAQKGNTVFVERGDAASRARARQALADRIHDGVTVVIFPEGTTTAGPGLLPFKNGIFNTAAQQGIPVVPVAVTYDNPEAAWIGNDFFIPHFIRIFKSSPLKARLTFGPVLEEADGGSLKSAAHSYIEGRLAIEDRNLPN; encoded by the coding sequence GTGGCCGTTCTCAAATCCCTTTACCGGCTATTCTGGGTGGTTGAGGTCACCCTGTACAGCGTATTCAAGCTGGGTATGGCCTCCCCCTCCAAGTGGCAACCCGGCCTTGCGGCCCGCCATGCCCGGCGCTGGGCCGCCGCCCTGGTCCGGGGGCTGGATATTCACATCCGAGTCAAGGGCAGGGTCCCCGGCCAGGGGATGCTGGTGGTGGCCAACCACAGGTCCTACCTGGATATTGTGGTCATTCTCTCCCAGATGGAAGCCGCCTTTCTGGCCAAGGCCGAACTGAAGACATGGCCGGTATTCGGTTATGCTGCCCAAAAGGGGAACACCGTATTTGTGGAACGGGGGGATGCCGCAAGCCGTGCCCGGGCCAGGCAGGCCCTGGCGGACCGGATACATGACGGGGTCACCGTTGTCATATTTCCCGAAGGGACCACCACGGCAGGCCCCGGGCTGCTGCCCTTTAAGAACGGAATCTTTAATACCGCCGCCCAACAAGGAATCCCGGTGGTGCCGGTGGCCGTCACCTATGACAATCCGGAAGCGGCCTGGATCGGGAATGATTTCTTCATCCCCCATTTTATACGGATATTCAAGAGCTCTCCCCTCAAGGCCAGACTGACCTTTGGACCGGTGCTGGAAGAGGCCGACGGCGGCAGCCTGAAATCCGCGGCCCATTCATATATTGAAGGCCGGCTGGCCATTGAAGACCGTAACCTGCCGAACTAA
- a CDS encoding transporter substrate-binding domain-containing protein: MYWNKMNSTILKSLLLFICCFIIAAPPAANGEDAKIRVVYTQWFPYTYQKNQLPSGFEMDIFNSVLKKMNLKAEFKMYPWKRCLAQLKKGGADVLISMLKTPQRERFTYYPDENISISRTMLFKKYGKPILFNGSYKRLEGYRIGVIMGFSYGKTFDQADYLQKDGAVDTKMLITKLLKGRNDLAAENQAVVIATANQMGMRDRIEFLTPPIHTQKLYVGFSKAHRRLEGLCRNFSILLREFKKSEAHRAILEKYGIAPSDMVENIK; the protein is encoded by the coding sequence ATGTATTGGAACAAAATGAATTCAACGATACTGAAATCACTTTTGTTATTTATATGCTGTTTTATTATTGCAGCCCCACCTGCGGCCAACGGTGAGGATGCGAAAATTCGTGTTGTTTATACCCAATGGTTTCCGTATACATATCAAAAAAATCAACTGCCGTCCGGTTTTGAAATGGATATTTTCAATTCCGTTTTGAAAAAGATGAACCTCAAAGCAGAATTCAAAATGTACCCCTGGAAAAGATGTTTGGCGCAACTTAAGAAGGGGGGAGCCGATGTATTGATTTCTATGCTGAAGACCCCACAAAGAGAGCGATTCACATATTATCCCGATGAAAATATCAGTATATCCAGAACCATGCTTTTCAAAAAATATGGGAAGCCGATCCTGTTCAACGGTTCCTATAAAAGGCTGGAAGGGTATCGTATCGGCGTTATCATGGGCTTCAGTTATGGGAAAACCTTTGATCAGGCTGATTATCTGCAGAAAGACGGGGCGGTTGATACGAAAATGCTCATTACAAAACTGCTGAAAGGTAGAAATGATTTAGCCGCTGAAAATCAAGCGGTTGTGATTGCGACGGCCAATCAAATGGGGATGAGGGACCGAATTGAATTCTTAACACCGCCAATCCATACCCAGAAATTGTATGTCGGTTTTTCAAAAGCGCATCGACGGCTGGAAGGCCTATGCCGCAATTTTTCAATCCTGCTTCGTGAGTTCAAAAAATCAGAAGCGCATAGGGCAATTCTTGAAAAATATGGGATAGCGCCTTCGGATATGGTTGAAAATATAAAATAA
- a CDS encoding YibE/F family protein, with translation MIRPLLGLAALIAGLAVYYYSQHPAMDPMTMEVRAKVISADDSEVRSSALSHIGFQTLGIEILDSRFKGQTKTAINSLNGQVDLENLFRPGDNIIAALILDKSGNIDHIKAVDLYRQDSLLCLFILFTAALVIYAGVIGIKALISFVISIFIIWEFLVRQILAGHPPLVTTAITLVLLSAIIIFMVAGFNRKGLTAFIGTISGLVITIGVTLWFGREAGLFGMTQPYVNALIFSGYYDLDIRQIFYSAIVLGASGAAMDIAMDIAASMDEIRVKKPEISAPELIRSGFTVGRQVIGTMTTTLLLAYSGGYLTLLMIFRVKDPSLMRMINLKIVAAEIMRTLIGSIGLVMVAPITAIVGGLVIIGVARRRGQDGKKAIRIE, from the coding sequence ATGATACGCCCCTTACTCGGGCTGGCCGCCCTGATTGCCGGCCTGGCTGTCTATTATTATTCCCAGCACCCGGCCATGGATCCCATGACCATGGAGGTCCGGGCAAAGGTTATCTCTGCCGACGATTCCGAAGTCCGGTCCTCGGCCCTTTCCCATATCGGATTCCAGACCCTTGGCATCGAAATTCTGGACAGCCGGTTCAAGGGGCAAACAAAAACCGCCATCAACAGCCTCAACGGCCAGGTGGACCTGGAGAACCTATTTCGACCGGGGGATAATATCATCGCCGCCCTGATCCTGGACAAATCCGGCAACATTGACCATATCAAGGCTGTGGACCTCTACCGCCAGGACAGCCTGCTCTGCCTGTTCATTCTGTTCACGGCGGCCCTGGTCATCTATGCCGGGGTCATCGGGATCAAAGCCTTGATCTCTTTTGTCATCAGCATCTTTATCATCTGGGAGTTTCTGGTCCGGCAGATACTTGCCGGACATCCGCCCCTGGTTACCACCGCCATTACCCTGGTGCTGCTGTCCGCCATCATCATCTTCATGGTGGCCGGATTCAACCGCAAGGGGCTTACCGCCTTTATCGGCACCATCTCGGGGCTTGTCATCACCATCGGCGTCACCCTCTGGTTCGGCCGGGAGGCCGGGCTTTTCGGCATGACCCAGCCCTATGTGAACGCATTGATTTTCTCCGGGTACTACGATCTGGATATCCGCCAGATCTTTTATTCCGCCATTGTCCTGGGCGCCTCGGGGGCAGCCATGGACATTGCCATGGACATTGCCGCCTCCATGGATGAAATCCGGGTAAAAAAACCGGAGATATCCGCCCCGGAACTGATCCGGTCCGGGTTCACCGTGGGCCGCCAGGTCATCGGCACCATGACCACCACTCTGCTGCTGGCCTATTCCGGCGGTTACCTCACCCTGCTCATGATTTTCAGGGTAAAAGATCCCAGCCTCATGCGGATGATCAATTTGAAAATCGTGGCCGCGGAAATCATGCGCACCCTCATCGGCAGCATCGGCCTGGTCATGGTGGCCCCCATCACGGCCATTGTGGGGGGGCTGGTGATCATAGGCGTGGCCCGGCGCAGGGGGCAGGATGGAAAAAAAGCGATCCGGATAGAATAA
- a CDS encoding flavodoxin family protein — MKILGISGSPRKPGASGVMKLVETVLENTGCEYELVSLRNKQIAGCIACLGCVKDNVCKVKDDLTPLREKIVEADAFVIGAPNYYSTLNALTHAFLERWFQFRHQTGRTLWGKLAVAVGVGGTGGAAPADQLEKFFMYNFIETVAKVQGQGAASCYTCGFGETCQVGIPNMIHGPGVKITDNIIPDVEKQADVMAAAAEAGQLLGKRLGEGHDRTKVAQAVQDKMMAMFGQTV, encoded by the coding sequence ATGAAAATTTTGGGTATTTCCGGAAGTCCGCGTAAACCAGGAGCCTCAGGCGTTATGAAGTTGGTTGAAACCGTTCTGGAGAACACCGGCTGCGAATATGAATTGGTGTCGCTTCGGAATAAACAGATCGCGGGCTGCATTGCCTGCCTGGGATGTGTCAAGGATAATGTATGCAAGGTCAAGGATGATCTGACCCCCCTGAGAGAAAAAATCGTTGAAGCAGATGCCTTTGTCATCGGCGCGCCCAATTATTATTCCACCCTCAACGCACTCACCCATGCCTTTTTGGAACGCTGGTTCCAGTTCCGCCACCAGACCGGACGGACCCTGTGGGGAAAACTGGCTGTGGCAGTGGGCGTGGGCGGTACCGGCGGGGCGGCCCCGGCGGATCAGCTTGAAAAGTTTTTCATGTATAATTTCATTGAAACCGTGGCCAAGGTCCAGGGCCAGGGGGCGGCCTCCTGTTATACCTGCGGATTCGGGGAAACCTGCCAGGTGGGAATCCCCAACATGATCCACGGCCCCGGGGTCAAAATTACAGACAATATCATTCCGGATGTGGAAAAACAGGCCGATGTGATGGCTGCGGCGGCGGAGGCCGGCCAGCTTCTGGGAAAACGGCTGGGTGAGGGGCATGACCGGACAAAGGTGGCCCAGGCGGTACAGGATAAAATGATGGCCATGTTCGGCCAGACGGTTTGA
- a CDS encoding DEAD/DEAH box helicase has product MSEQQTMPGNGFDQMSLSAPVRSAVADSGYHTPTPIQDQTIPLLLNGKDLVGQARTGTGKTAAFALPLLSRIDLDLRRPQVLVLTPTRELAIQVAKSFETYGSKMKGLSVLPVYGGQSYGIQLKALKKGVHVVVGTPGRLMDHIQRKTLSLAHLFAKVLDEADEMLHMGFIDDVEWIFDHTPEETQTALFSATMPRPIRKIADKYLRDPETVTIKADTSGTDTITQEFWMVKGASKSSALIRFLDALTFDGVIVFARTKAATIDITKELEGAGYRAEALNGDMAQNAREAAIERLKRGRTDILVATDVAARGLDVERISHVINYDLPDKTEPYIHRIGRTGRAGRTGNAILFVRPRERWMVRKIEKAVGRELKQVNLPSDRAVNKKRIKAFNAAITKALESPDLDIFEDLAADYAETTGVPITKVAAALGKLTHGDGPFLMEKKQMPQKDTRKARSDKASSRKSSAGRDRDKKSTNKQAPRPIKDGMERYRIEVGRSHGVKPRDIVGAIANEAGLKSRFITGITINTNFSEVDLPRDMPTEIFHLLRKTWVRSRPMEISKVA; this is encoded by the coding sequence ATGTCAGAACAACAGACCATGCCCGGCAACGGGTTTGACCAGATGTCCCTGAGCGCACCTGTGCGCTCGGCTGTGGCAGATTCAGGCTACCACACCCCCACCCCTATACAGGACCAGACCATCCCCCTGCTCCTCAACGGAAAAGACCTGGTGGGCCAGGCAAGGACCGGCACCGGAAAAACAGCCGCCTTTGCCCTGCCCCTGCTCTCCCGCATCGATCTTGACCTGCGCCGGCCCCAGGTACTGGTCCTCACCCCCACCCGGGAACTGGCCATCCAGGTGGCCAAAAGCTTTGAAACCTACGGCAGCAAGATGAAAGGATTAAGCGTCCTGCCGGTATACGGGGGGCAGAGTTACGGCATCCAGCTCAAGGCACTTAAAAAAGGAGTTCACGTGGTGGTGGGCACCCCGGGCCGCCTCATGGACCATATCCAGCGCAAAACCCTTTCCCTTGCCCATCTCTTTGCCAAAGTCCTGGACGAGGCCGATGAAATGCTCCACATGGGATTCATCGACGATGTGGAATGGATATTCGACCACACCCCGGAAGAGACCCAGACCGCCTTGTTCTCCGCCACCATGCCCCGGCCCATCCGGAAAATCGCAGATAAATACCTCCGGGACCCCGAAACCGTCACCATCAAAGCCGACACCTCAGGAACGGACACCATCACCCAGGAATTCTGGATGGTAAAGGGCGCAAGCAAATCATCCGCCCTCATCCGTTTCCTGGACGCCCTCACCTTTGACGGGGTCATCGTATTTGCCAGAACCAAAGCCGCCACCATTGATATTACCAAGGAACTGGAAGGGGCGGGCTACCGGGCAGAAGCCCTGAACGGGGACATGGCCCAGAATGCCAGGGAAGCCGCCATAGAACGGCTGAAACGGGGCCGCACCGATATCCTGGTGGCCACGGATGTGGCGGCCAGGGGCCTGGATGTGGAACGGATCTCCCACGTCATCAACTATGACCTGCCCGACAAAACCGAACCCTATATCCACCGCATCGGGCGCACGGGCCGGGCCGGCCGGACCGGCAACGCCATCCTCTTTGTCCGCCCCAGGGAGCGCTGGATGGTCAGAAAAATTGAAAAGGCCGTGGGCCGTGAGCTTAAACAGGTCAACCTTCCCTCGGACAGGGCCGTAAACAAAAAACGGATCAAAGCCTTCAACGCCGCCATCACCAAAGCCCTTGAATCGCCGGACCTGGACATCTTCGAAGACCTGGCCGCAGATTACGCCGAAACCACCGGGGTGCCCATAACAAAAGTGGCCGCAGCCCTGGGCAAACTCACCCACGGAGATGGCCCCTTTCTCATGGAAAAAAAGCAAATGCCCCAGAAAGATACCCGGAAGGCCAGATCCGATAAAGCCTCCTCCCGGAAAAGCAGTGCAGGCAGGGACAGGGACAAGAAATCCACTAACAAACAGGCCCCCCGACCCATTAAAGACGGGATGGAACGTTACCGCATTGAAGTGGGCCGCAGCCACGGGGTAAAGCCCAGGGACATCGTCGGGGCCATTGCCAACGAAGCCGGCCTGAAAAGCCGATTCATCACCGGCATCACCATCAATACGAATTTCTCCGAGGTGGACCTGCCCCGGGACATGCCCACGGAGATCTTTCATCTCCTGAGAAAGACCTGGGTCCGGTCGCGGCCCATGGAGATATCAAAGGTCGCCTAG
- a CDS encoding methyl-accepting chemotaxis protein, translated as MLKRLTIKTKLMLSVTGFVIVLMMVSGFVSNSISFNIIYDRISSKEAPASVSYIAETFEKKMDKSMAISMLIGDNPHIIQWIKGGEPKDAEPLAIEYLKKIKENDMDFVFLVSAPSKAYYTDKGIFKTVDKNNPRDSWFFSTLASGKKLSINFDVAEDTQALMAFINVLVGPTDKPLGVAGAGINLSGLSQQLSQTKLSPSSTAYMTAPDGTILAHPEKTVLTDIKNIKNFKDGGFRENIAAPLLDSEHGEIEYTDDTGVEKLVVFKTIPATGWKIVFDIPKDELGQGLEKIQIYNLAMTLGSILLLVLLLSLFINRILKPVRQTVETLEDISQGEGDLTQRISVSSEDEIGALAKAFNTFQEKLCNIISDARGYSEKVDQASEQMLGITRKVSGETESISGRTRTIADAAGDVNTSMESVASAVEEANSNLSMVAGAVEEMSATISEISKNSSNARQISEKAVAVSDETSQQIETLGVSANEIGNVTDTITDISEQTNLLALNATIEAARAGEAGKGFAVVAAEIKELAGQTTTAAQEINAKISAIQDATTDSAQKVREVGGIINDCNDIISSIAAAIEEQTATTQEISGNITQLADGIQEVSANVATSAHAVNTVNSDIESTNSSVADLAGSSADMTANAQAVADLANKLKELMGVFKI; from the coding sequence ATGCTAAAAAGACTGACCATCAAAACCAAATTAATGCTCAGTGTCACCGGTTTCGTCATCGTCCTCATGATGGTGTCCGGATTTGTATCCAATTCAATCTCCTTTAACATCATTTATGACAGGATATCATCCAAAGAGGCGCCGGCCAGTGTAAGTTACATTGCCGAGACCTTTGAAAAAAAGATGGACAAATCCATGGCGATTTCCATGCTTATAGGTGACAATCCCCATATCATCCAATGGATTAAAGGAGGGGAACCGAAAGATGCGGAACCCCTTGCCATAGAGTACCTCAAAAAAATCAAGGAAAACGACATGGACTTTGTTTTCCTTGTTTCGGCCCCCTCCAAAGCCTATTACACAGACAAAGGGATATTCAAAACCGTAGATAAAAACAATCCACGGGACAGCTGGTTTTTTTCAACCCTTGCTTCCGGAAAAAAGCTTTCAATCAATTTCGATGTTGCAGAAGACACCCAGGCCCTCATGGCATTCATCAATGTGCTTGTCGGGCCGACTGACAAGCCCCTGGGCGTAGCCGGAGCCGGCATCAACCTCTCCGGCCTGTCGCAGCAGTTGAGCCAGACCAAGCTCAGCCCCAGCAGCACGGCATACATGACAGCCCCCGACGGCACCATCCTGGCCCACCCCGAAAAAACCGTCCTCACCGACATCAAGAATATTAAAAATTTCAAGGACGGCGGATTCCGGGAAAACATCGCCGCCCCCCTTCTGGACAGCGAACATGGGGAGATCGAATACACCGACGACACCGGGGTTGAAAAACTGGTGGTGTTTAAAACCATCCCCGCCACAGGCTGGAAAATCGTCTTTGATATTCCCAAAGACGAACTGGGCCAGGGTCTTGAAAAGATCCAGATCTACAACCTTGCCATGACCCTGGGCAGCATCCTCCTGCTGGTACTCCTGCTCAGCCTGTTCATCAACAGAATTTTAAAGCCGGTGCGGCAGACCGTGGAGACCCTGGAGGATATCTCCCAGGGCGAAGGGGATCTGACCCAGCGGATCAGCGTATCCTCTGAAGACGAAATCGGTGCACTGGCAAAAGCCTTCAATACCTTCCAGGAAAAATTGTGCAATATTATCTCCGATGCCAGGGGATACAGCGAAAAAGTGGACCAGGCCTCGGAACAGATGCTGGGCATCACCCGGAAGGTATCCGGCGAAACCGAATCCATATCCGGCAGGACCCGTACCATCGCCGACGCCGCCGGTGACGTCAACACCAGCATGGAAAGTGTGGCCTCTGCCGTGGAGGAGGCCAACAGCAACCTGTCAATGGTGGCTGGGGCCGTTGAAGAGATGAGTGCCACCATCAGCGAAATCAGCAAGAATTCATCCAATGCCAGGCAAATCTCGGAAAAAGCCGTGGCCGTATCCGATGAAACCTCCCAACAGATTGAAACCCTCGGTGTATCCGCCAATGAAATCGGCAATGTCACCGACACCATCACCGATATTTCCGAACAGACCAACCTGCTGGCGCTGAACGCCACCATAGAAGCCGCCCGGGCCGGGGAAGCCGGCAAGGGCTTTGCCGTTGTGGCTGCAGAAATCAAGGAACTGGCCGGCCAGACCACCACGGCGGCCCAGGAGATCAATGCCAAAATCTCCGCCATCCAGGATGCCACAACGGATTCTGCCCAAAAGGTAAGGGAAGTGGGCGGCATCATCAATGACTGCAACGACATCATTTCATCCATTGCTGCGGCCATTGAAGAGCAGACGGCCACCACCCAGGAAATCTCGGGCAATATTACCCAGCTGGCCGACGGTATCCAGGAGGTCAGCGCCAATGTGGCCACCAGCGCCCATGCCGTGAACACGGTCAATTCGGATATAGAATCCACCAATAGTTCCGTTGCCGACCTGGCCGGATCTTCAGCGGACATGACTGCCAACGCCCAGGCCGTTGCCGATCTGGCCAATAAACTCAAGGAATTGATGGGGGTGTTTAAAATTTAG
- a CDS encoding alkaline phosphatase, giving the protein MTPIKRIAPILAALLVLLFLAAPAMAVQPKYVFYFIGDGLGASQRQFSEFFLREKAKDNSRQLLMNTFDIAGINTTYCANTLITDSAAAGTALASGVKTNKGVIGKDTAGNDVKTLTEAARDKGMKTGLITTTRLTHATPAAFAAHNISRNNENEIAEDFLNSGVDFLAGGGVRHFIPQSMKIKNGDAVGKTIKSKRKDEKNLVKGFEEKGYATYVGMKGARAFNTTDFSKKDKVFAAFTYTHIPYEIERMSQYPDVPSLAAMTQAGIDVLARGDKGFFLMVEGGRIDHAAHANDPTGVIWDTIAFDNAVQAAFDFYKKHRNDTLIVVVGDHETGGMGLGMDSMGYKLDMASLMDTKVSVEDTLAYGAGQYKGDRAAYTAYLAKEFGLTHLNADESASLEKAMAAADAGKTMGYYKVNPAALTAAHILSGRANINWTTTIHTATMIPMSAAGVGAAKFGGYKDNTEIARTMAKMLGVTL; this is encoded by the coding sequence ATGACCCCCATCAAACGGATAGCACCCATCCTGGCAGCCCTTCTGGTACTGCTCTTCCTGGCGGCCCCGGCCATGGCAGTCCAGCCCAAGTATGTATTTTATTTCATCGGTGACGGCCTCGGCGCCTCCCAGCGCCAGTTCAGCGAATTTTTCCTCAGGGAAAAAGCAAAGGATAACAGCCGCCAACTGCTTATGAACACCTTTGACATCGCCGGCATCAACACCACCTACTGCGCCAACACCCTGATCACCGACTCTGCTGCCGCAGGCACGGCCCTGGCTTCCGGTGTCAAAACCAATAAAGGCGTCATCGGCAAGGACACCGCCGGCAACGATGTAAAGACCCTTACCGAAGCGGCCCGGGACAAGGGAATGAAAACCGGACTCATCACCACCACCCGGCTCACCCATGCCACTCCGGCCGCCTTTGCCGCACACAACATCTCCCGAAACAATGAAAATGAAATCGCTGAAGATTTCTTGAACTCCGGCGTTGATTTCCTGGCCGGCGGCGGCGTCCGCCATTTTATCCCCCAGTCCATGAAAATCAAAAACGGGGATGCCGTGGGTAAAACCATCAAATCCAAACGTAAAGACGAGAAAAACCTGGTCAAGGGCTTTGAGGAAAAAGGATATGCCACCTATGTGGGCATGAAAGGGGCCAGGGCATTCAACACCACTGATTTTTCAAAAAAGGACAAAGTATTTGCCGCCTTTACCTACACCCACATCCCCTATGAAATCGAACGGATGAGCCAGTATCCTGACGTTCCCTCCCTGGCGGCCATGACCCAGGCCGGCATTGATGTGCTTGCCAGGGGCGACAAGGGATTCTTTCTCATGGTTGAAGGGGGCCGCATCGACCATGCCGCCCACGCCAATGACCCCACCGGCGTGATCTGGGACACCATCGCCTTTGACAATGCCGTGCAGGCGGCCTTTGATTTTTACAAAAAACACAGAAACGACACCCTCATCGTGGTGGTGGGCGACCACGAGACCGGCGGCATGGGCCTTGGCATGGACAGCATGGGCTATAAGCTCGATATGGCATCCCTCATGGACACAAAGGTGTCCGTTGAAGATACCCTGGCTTACGGCGCCGGCCAGTACAAAGGAGACAGAGCGGCCTACACCGCCTACCTGGCCAAAGAATTCGGCCTGACCCACCTCAACGCAGACGAATCCGCCAGCCTTGAAAAAGCCATGGCCGCGGCCGATGCCGGCAAAACAATGGGATATTACAAGGTAAACCCCGCAGCCCTCACCGCCGCCCACATCCTTTCGGGCCGGGCCAACATCAACTGGACCACCACCATCCACACCGCCACCATGATCCCCATGTCCGCTGCGGGCGTGGGTGCCGCCAAGTTCGGCGGATATAAAGACAACACCGAAATCGCCAGAACCATGGCCAAGATGCTCGGCGTCACCCTGTAA
- a CDS encoding transporter substrate-binding domain-containing protein, which produces MMKRFFMALFLILVFTTAHAGDKIVLATLDWEPYVGQNMKNQGYVAEVVKEAFKRSGMEVEIQFHQWSRVVGLAKAGKVDGYFPEYLSDEVKKYAAFSIPMPGGPLGFFKRSDTDISYQALQDLKGKKIGVVKGYVNTKEFDDAGYLTKDPAKDDLTNFKKLLAGRLDLLVADKFVGTHLMKTSMPDKAASVEFMSPPLAEPDLYVCISNKAKAHADKLKAFNAGLEQIKADGTLDNILKSHGF; this is translated from the coding sequence ATGATGAAGCGTTTTTTTATGGCACTTTTCCTGATCTTGGTTTTTACCACGGCCCATGCCGGTGACAAAATAGTTCTGGCGACCCTGGACTGGGAACCCTATGTGGGCCAGAACATGAAAAACCAGGGATATGTGGCTGAAGTGGTGAAAGAGGCATTTAAACGGAGCGGAATGGAGGTGGAAATCCAGTTTCATCAATGGTCTAGAGTGGTGGGGCTGGCAAAGGCAGGTAAAGTCGACGGATATTTCCCGGAATATCTATCCGACGAGGTAAAAAAATATGCTGCATTTTCCATTCCCATGCCCGGCGGCCCCCTGGGCTTTTTTAAGCGGTCGGACACGGACATCTCCTATCAAGCCCTCCAGGACCTGAAAGGAAAAAAGATCGGTGTGGTTAAAGGCTATGTCAATACAAAGGAATTTGACGATGCCGGCTACCTGACCAAGGATCCGGCCAAAGACGATTTAACCAATTTCAAAAAACTTCTGGCCGGCCGGCTGGATCTTCTGGTGGCGGACAAATTCGTAGGGACCCATCTGATGAAGACCAGTATGCCGGACAAAGCCGCTAGCGTTGAATTCATGTCACCTCCCCTGGCCGAACCGGATCTTTATGTCTGCATCTCCAACAAGGCAAAAGCCCATGCCGATAAACTCAAGGCCTTTAATGCAGGCCTTGAACAGATAAAGGCCGACGGGACACTTGACAACATCCTTAAATCCCACGGTTTCTAA